The following proteins come from a genomic window of Nicotiana tomentosiformis chromosome 12, ASM39032v3, whole genome shotgun sequence:
- the LOC138902627 gene encoding uncharacterized protein, protein MDKKLELCKFLTIKEVKGAVFALSGDSASGPDGFTRVFYQHCWDTVWEDIFKLLKEFYGGASLPKLVTHTNLVLLPKKPQVQTFLDIRLISLSNIINKEIVTDIRLRGKPANVVIKLDMAKVLSRSLNKLFGNKRFIGFGMPKWTDPLNHLAYADDTKKFASADPYSLGKVVEVLTMYEQIFGQLINKTKSSYYMHTKVARNLVDSVGAINGFQKDFSGLTKEEGRSRHWTKWLNLCLPKVEGGLGFKSLFDVSKALFAKL, encoded by the exons ATGGATAAGAAATTGGAGCTTTGCAAATTTCTTACCATTAAAGAAGTTAAGGGAGCAGTATTTGCATTGAGTGGAGATAGTGCCAGTGGTCCTGATGGCTTTACTAGAGTATTTTATCAGCACTGTTGGGACACTGTATGGGAGGACATATTCAAGCTACTAAAAGAGTTCTATGGAGGTGCATCATTGCCAAAATTAGTCACTCATACTAACCTTGTGCTGCTGCCTAAGAAACCCCAGGTTCAAACGTTTTTAGACATAAGGCTTATAAGTCTAAGCAACATCATCAATAAG GAAATTGTCACTGACATAAGATTGAGAGGAAAGCCTGCTAATGTTGTGATAAAGCTTGACATGGCCAAG GTGCTATCAAGGTCACTGAATAAGTTGTTTGGGAATAAGAGATTTATAGGATTTGGAATGCCAAAGTGGACTGATCCATTAAACCACTTGGCTTATGCTGATGATACAAAAAAATTTGCTTCTGCTGATCCTTACTCATTAGGGAAAGTAGTTGAAGTGCTCACAATGTATGAACAAATTTTCGGCCAGCTGATTAACAAGACAAAGAGCTCTTACTATATGCATACAAAGGTGGCAAGGAACTTAGTTGACTCTGTTGGTGCTATTAATGgatttcaaaaag ATTTTTCTGGACTTACTAAGGAAGAAGGCAGAAGTAGGCATTGGACCAAATGGCTAAATTTGTGTCTTCCTAAGGTGGAAGGAGGATTAGGATTCAAATCTCTATTTGATGTATCCAAAGCCTTATTTGCCAAATTGTAG